One Blastocatellia bacterium DNA segment encodes these proteins:
- a CDS encoding NUDIX hydrolase, with product MRTLRQVSAGGVVYRWTQSRPEVILIARDHGKVWCLPKGLVERGEGVQEAALREVREETGVRGEIVGKLGQINYWYVGREGEEPVRFFKTVHFYLMRYLEGDVQRHDWEVEDARWFPLEEAIARATYKGEREILEKARRMIMERPPVAVRSSK from the coding sequence GTGAGGACGCTTCGTCAAGTCTCGGCCGGAGGGGTCGTCTATCGCTGGACCCAGTCGCGTCCGGAAGTCATCCTGATCGCGCGGGACCATGGGAAGGTCTGGTGCTTACCTAAGGGATTGGTGGAACGCGGAGAGGGGGTGCAAGAGGCAGCACTTCGCGAAGTGCGAGAGGAAACCGGTGTGCGCGGCGAGATCGTCGGGAAGCTGGGTCAGATCAATTATTGGTACGTCGGTCGAGAGGGGGAAGAACCCGTTCGGTTCTTCAAGACGGTCCATTTCTATCTCATGCGGTATCTCGAAGGGGATGTGCAGCGGCATGATTGGGAAGTGGAAGATGCGCGATGGTTTCCTCTGGAAGAAGCCATTGCGCGCGCCACATACAAAGGCGAGCGAGAGATTCTGGAGAAAGCCCGACGGATGATCATGGAGCGCCCTCCCGTCGCCGTGCGGTCATCGAAGTGA
- a CDS encoding ABC transporter ATP-binding protein, translating to MTEPILVVEHLTHQYGARIALDDVTLQVCEGEIFALLGPNGGGKTTLFRILATLMRPTSGCVRLFGDDALAHPERVRRHLGIVFQSPSVDGKLTVRENLRHQGHLYDLWGANLRRRIEALLERFDLRDRADEPVERLSGGLRRRVEIAKALLHEPPLLLLDEPTAGLDVRARLELWSYLRTLREQRSLTIVFTTHYLEEGEQCDRVAILDRGRLVALEDPETLKAEIGGDVIFVEGRELESLCAEIRARWGIEATLVDGKLCFRHERGHEFLARLVEAFPGRIVSLMVRRPTLEDVFIHRTGHRFEEGAHLR from the coding sequence ATGACGGAACCTATTCTTGTCGTCGAGCACCTCACACATCAGTACGGAGCGCGCATTGCCTTAGACGATGTGACGCTGCAGGTATGTGAGGGGGAGATCTTCGCCTTGCTCGGACCCAACGGTGGGGGGAAGACGACGCTCTTTCGAATCCTGGCGACTCTGATGAGACCGACCTCGGGGTGCGTCCGCCTATTCGGGGACGACGCCCTGGCGCACCCGGAGCGCGTGCGACGGCACTTGGGCATCGTCTTCCAATCGCCGAGCGTGGATGGGAAGCTCACGGTGCGAGAGAACCTGCGCCACCAGGGACATCTCTACGACCTTTGGGGGGCGAACTTGCGCCGGCGGATCGAGGCGTTGCTCGAACGTTTCGATCTTCGGGATCGGGCGGATGAACCTGTGGAGCGGCTCTCGGGAGGGTTGCGACGCCGCGTGGAGATCGCGAAGGCGCTTCTGCATGAACCCCCACTTTTGCTTCTGGATGAGCCGACGGCTGGGCTCGATGTGCGCGCGCGTCTGGAGCTGTGGTCGTATCTGCGGACCCTTCGCGAGCAGCGATCGCTCACTATCGTCTTCACGACGCATTATCTGGAGGAGGGGGAGCAGTGCGATCGGGTAGCCATTTTGGATCGGGGACGGTTGGTGGCGCTTGAGGATCCGGAGACCTTGAAGGCGGAGATCGGGGGCGATGTGATCTTCGTCGAGGGGCGCGAACTCGAATCTTTGTGCGCGGAGATTCGGGCCCGATGGGGGATCGAAGCGACGCTCGTGGATGGCAAGCTTTGTTTTCGTCACGAGCGCGGACATGAATTCCTCGCGCGCTTGGTTGAGGCGTTTCCCGGACGCATCGTCTCGCTCATGGTGCGGCGGCCAACCTTGGAAGATGTCTTCATCCATCGAACGGGCCATCGGTTCGAAGAGGGCGCGCACTTGCGGTGA
- the rimI gene encoding ribosomal protein S18-alanine N-acetyltransferase produces MVCEVSIRPMTIRDLDQCWELDQRCFADGEAYDRDTLHYLLTNPLVIARKTELPDGRMVGFVIGSIESGGVGHVIALGVDPQWRRRGFGRLLMEAIEDAFCEHGATIARLEVRADNYAAQALYKKLGYTVTQRLPRYYTNGEDALLMTKPLPVSLYDEWM; encoded by the coding sequence ATGGTGTGCGAGGTCTCCATTCGACCGATGACGATTCGCGATCTCGATCAGTGTTGGGAGCTCGATCAACGCTGTTTTGCTGATGGAGAGGCGTATGATCGTGACACGCTTCACTATCTCCTGACCAATCCCCTGGTCATCGCGCGAAAGACCGAATTGCCCGATGGGCGCATGGTCGGCTTCGTCATCGGGAGCATCGAGTCCGGTGGCGTCGGTCACGTGATCGCGCTCGGTGTCGATCCGCAGTGGCGACGGCGTGGCTTCGGACGTTTACTCATGGAAGCCATCGAGGACGCCTTTTGCGAGCATGGGGCGACGATCGCTCGATTGGAAGTCCGTGCGGACAATTATGCCGCCCAAGCCTTGTACAAGAAGTTGGGCTACACGGTCACCCAACGGCTGCCGCGCTACTACACCAATGGGGAGGACGCGCTTCTGATGACGAAACCGCTTCCCGTTTCCCTCTACGACGAATGGATGTGA
- the queA gene encoding tRNA preQ1(34) S-adenosylmethionine ribosyltransferase-isomerase QueA has protein sequence MKLSEFDYTLPEELIAQEPLPERDHSRLLVLDRRTGAYWDRYFYQFPEEVAPGSVLVLNNTRVFPARLFGKRKGFTGHVEVLLLRRREKTRWEALIKPGRVARPGTELVFDEGRLEARILAVEAEGKRLLEFLCPEQELDAWIDRIGVAPLPPYIKRSDPTSFARDLLRYQTIYAKHRGSVAAPTAGFHFTERVFAALRERGVQIVELTLHVGYGTFKPVRVEEIEKHRMEGEEFFIPPETAEAINEARRSGRPVIAVGTTSVRALESAADSEGFVRAGAGWTELFIYPGYRFKVVDGLVTNFHLPRSTLLMLVCAFAGRENVLRAYEHAVAMRYRFYSYGDAMFIR, from the coding sequence ATGAAACTCTCGGAGTTCGATTACACCTTGCCCGAAGAGCTGATCGCGCAGGAGCCGCTTCCGGAGCGCGATCACTCGCGCCTGCTCGTCCTGGATCGGAGGACGGGAGCCTATTGGGACAGATACTTCTATCAGTTCCCGGAGGAAGTCGCCCCAGGGAGCGTCCTGGTCCTGAACAACACGCGCGTCTTCCCGGCGCGCCTTTTCGGAAAGCGAAAGGGCTTCACGGGCCATGTCGAGGTGCTGCTCCTGAGACGACGTGAGAAGACGCGGTGGGAAGCCTTGATCAAGCCGGGGCGCGTCGCCCGACCGGGGACCGAGTTGGTGTTCGACGAAGGTCGCTTGGAAGCGCGTATCCTCGCTGTTGAAGCGGAGGGGAAGCGCCTCCTCGAATTCCTCTGCCCCGAGCAGGAGTTGGACGCGTGGATTGACCGCATTGGTGTCGCGCCGCTGCCCCCATACATCAAACGATCGGATCCGACCTCGTTCGCGCGGGATCTGCTCCGCTACCAAACCATCTACGCGAAACATCGTGGATCGGTCGCCGCACCAACGGCGGGATTCCACTTCACGGAGCGCGTCTTCGCGGCCCTTCGGGAGCGCGGCGTTCAGATCGTCGAGCTGACGCTTCATGTTGGCTACGGGACGTTCAAGCCAGTGCGCGTGGAAGAAATCGAAAAGCATCGCATGGAGGGCGAAGAGTTCTTCATCCCTCCGGAGACGGCCGAAGCCATCAATGAAGCGCGACGGAGCGGACGCCCAGTCATCGCCGTGGGAACGACAAGTGTCCGAGCGTTGGAATCCGCTGCCGATTCGGAAGGTTTCGTACGCGCGGGAGCCGGGTGGACGGAGTTGTTCATCTACCCGGGTTATCGCTTCAAGGTCGTGGATGGCTTGGTGACGAATTTCCATCTGCCGCGCTCGACCTTGCTCATGCTCGTGTGCGCTTTTGCCGGCCGCGAGAATGTCCTGCGTGCCTATGAGCATGCCGTCGCCATGCGCTACCGATTCTACAGCTACGGCGACGCTATGTTCATTCGTTGA
- a CDS encoding class I SAM-dependent methyltransferase, translating to MMNRSPRELAYRYDVYIAPIWREPFDEMVEKHVPLPTKGTILEVNSGTGGLALDLASRIGMRGEVVATERNAIMVEIARAKAAIKRLQNLTFLEKDPTNLGLEAESYGLVIGDATLLPPPYIAPMVSEMARVAEYQATVALKLITRGSFDECYSILWEALHRCGLDEYAAHVEALSTRWPTVTEVQEIFARCGLRYPHCFVEREEFLFETATDFFESPLIEDYFLPQWLTFLPDAITRQRVQRQMARIIERERHRAEFNFSVKATLALGRKG from the coding sequence ATGATGAACCGATCGCCGAGGGAACTCGCGTATCGGTATGATGTGTACATCGCCCCGATCTGGCGCGAGCCCTTCGATGAGATGGTCGAGAAGCACGTCCCCCTTCCGACGAAAGGGACGATACTCGAAGTCAACAGTGGAACGGGAGGCTTGGCGCTCGATTTAGCATCTCGGATCGGGATGAGGGGAGAAGTCGTCGCGACCGAGCGCAACGCCATCATGGTGGAGATCGCGCGCGCGAAGGCGGCGATCAAGCGACTGCAGAACCTCACGTTCCTGGAGAAAGATCCCACGAACCTCGGGCTTGAGGCGGAGTCTTACGGATTGGTCATCGGCGATGCTACGCTGCTTCCTCCCCCATACATCGCGCCGATGGTGTCCGAAATGGCGCGCGTCGCCGAATATCAAGCGACAGTTGCTCTGAAGTTGATCACGCGAGGCAGCTTCGACGAGTGCTACTCGATCCTCTGGGAAGCGCTCCATCGTTGTGGGCTCGATGAATATGCGGCGCACGTCGAAGCGCTCAGCACACGATGGCCGACAGTGACGGAGGTTCAGGAGATCTTCGCTCGTTGTGGGCTTCGCTATCCGCATTGTTTCGTCGAGCGCGAGGAGTTCCTGTTCGAGACGGCCACGGATTTCTTTGAGTCGCCGCTCATCGAGGATTACTTCCTCCCGCAGTGGCTCACCTTCCTACCTGACGCGATCACACGCCAACGCGTTCAGCGCCAGATGGCGCGGATCATTGAGCGCGAGCGGCATCGTGCCGAATTTAATTTCTCCGTCAAGGCGACGCTCGCCCTCGGTCGAAAGGGATGA
- a CDS encoding CPBP family intramembrane metalloprotease produces the protein MMEARVCALCGRPLAQAEAETLCPICLQREAQPPHSPSEPLPWGLAAALALWIFFIFAITLLPALGVFFWATARGYSPADLDRLHGPEGTLVQVSMLFFAHLLTLLIGWVVVTQGRRRPFLRTLGWGWHPRFRFRHVVLTVGGLYGFIFALSLLLPSRETAFDRLLQISPHVRVVIALLAVGTAPLVEELVYRGVLYPALQVRLGRPRAIAFVTILFAVVHYPQYSASTLILVAVTVLSFVITLIRAYTGQLLPCVVTHLIYNAIGAFLILSGYAFNE, from the coding sequence ATGATGGAGGCACGGGTTTGCGCTCTTTGTGGACGGCCTCTCGCTCAGGCCGAGGCGGAAACGCTTTGCCCGATCTGCCTGCAGCGTGAGGCGCAACCGCCTCATTCCCCCTCGGAACCTCTCCCCTGGGGACTCGCAGCCGCACTCGCGCTCTGGATCTTCTTCATCTTCGCGATCACGCTCCTTCCGGCCCTCGGGGTCTTCTTCTGGGCGACGGCGCGCGGCTATTCGCCAGCGGACTTGGACCGCCTGCATGGCCCGGAAGGAACGCTCGTCCAAGTCTCCATGCTCTTCTTCGCTCATCTGCTCACGCTATTGATCGGCTGGGTTGTCGTCACCCAAGGGCGACGCCGACCCTTCCTCCGGACGCTCGGTTGGGGCTGGCATCCACGATTTCGCTTTCGTCACGTCGTGCTGACGGTCGGAGGTCTCTATGGATTCATTTTCGCGCTCTCGCTGCTATTGCCTTCGCGGGAGACGGCCTTCGATCGCCTGCTGCAAATCTCACCCCATGTGCGCGTGGTCATCGCTCTTCTGGCCGTGGGGACGGCTCCCCTTGTGGAGGAATTGGTTTATCGTGGCGTCCTTTACCCGGCGCTCCAGGTTCGCCTGGGACGTCCGCGCGCCATCGCGTTCGTTACGATTCTGTTCGCTGTCGTGCATTATCCACAGTATAGCGCCAGCACGCTCATCTTGGTCGCCGTGACCGTGCTCAGCTTCGTCATCACGCTGATTCGAGCCTACACGGGACAACTGTTGCCATGCGTGGTCACGCACCTGATTTACAATGCCATCGGGGCCTTCCTGATCTTGAGCGGATATGCTTTTAACGAGTGA
- a CDS encoding isoprenylcysteine carboxylmethyltransferase family protein, with protein sequence MRILLITRILPATFFLTVALARLLKLPNLFPLPPSDAGALARATALAQIAYHLSVIFFLLLITVLFISRPQPIRKSAGVRPRLMALFGSFLLTFIAVFPNTEPTLLQTMGATILMVSGSAITIAALLALGRSFSIFPEARRLVTCGPYGIVRHPMYLGEILAGFGLILQAFSGFALLLFVLFLFAQLMRMRYEEQILESTFPEYAAYKRRTARLIPRIY encoded by the coding sequence GTGCGGATCCTGTTGATCACGCGGATACTCCCGGCGACCTTCTTCCTCACGGTCGCGCTGGCGCGCCTATTGAAGCTCCCGAATCTCTTCCCTCTTCCGCCGAGCGATGCTGGAGCGCTCGCTCGAGCGACCGCGCTCGCGCAGATCGCTTATCACCTCTCGGTCATCTTCTTCTTGCTGCTCATCACCGTGCTCTTCATCTCGCGCCCGCAACCGATCCGGAAGAGCGCAGGTGTGCGACCTCGCCTGATGGCTTTGTTCGGTTCTTTCCTCCTGACGTTCATCGCGGTTTTCCCGAATACCGAGCCGACGCTGCTCCAAACGATGGGCGCCACGATCTTGATGGTTTCCGGCAGCGCCATCACCATCGCGGCCCTCCTCGCGCTCGGACGCTCCTTCAGTATCTTCCCCGAGGCGCGGAGACTCGTTACGTGCGGTCCTTACGGCATTGTCCGGCATCCGATGTATCTCGGCGAGATCCTCGCCGGATTCGGCTTGATCTTGCAGGCATTCTCCGGGTTCGCGCTGTTGCTATTTGTCCTCTTCCTTTTCGCCCAACTCATGCGCATGCGGTATGAAGAGCAGATCCTGGAAAGTACGTTCCCAGAATATGCCGCATACAAACGCCGAACGGCACGCCTCATCCCGCGAATTTACTGA
- a CDS encoding ATP-binding protein, with the protein MSIAQEGCLLLGNAGQGLWALVPFLLLAGRSFFKEELLQHRSDSETQKEGEQPTDRSHVHYQANELLLSGLDALMSDFPIPVWIAEWPSGRIRSMNRALQELLGRRLEPRSTLFNCTDFYGFYHPDIGIYPTEWFPSLRAVKSGAPVLVEDLRALTPEGERRLLIGWAAPLRGYAGEIIGVVTAFFDKTDAHKKEEAYEARIQELTREVEKLRGRLMITERKLMQAHQLSNIGQMTAILAHEIRNPLGAIANAAELLLQLRPHADENERELLRLISSEAQRLNDFTRQVLTYARMPDPEPVLTPIHDVIEQALDLLQKDPQFNPRIRIRKEFSPSVTLCSVDPDLIKEVLWNLLLNAVQAMPEAGELVVTTDLGEIPHRSHQRFVRIAIRDSGVGIASGNMERLFDPFFTTKPFGTGLGLASARRIIEAHNGEITVQNSPGKGTTVTIFLPL; encoded by the coding sequence ATGAGCATCGCACAAGAGGGGTGTCTCTTGCTGGGGAACGCGGGTCAGGGCCTCTGGGCACTGGTGCCCTTCCTTCTCCTTGCTGGGAGATCGTTCTTCAAGGAGGAATTGCTCCAACACCGTTCGGATTCAGAAACACAGAAAGAGGGGGAGCAGCCCACAGATCGCTCGCATGTCCATTATCAGGCGAACGAGTTGTTGCTCAGTGGTCTGGACGCCCTCATGAGTGATTTTCCCATTCCCGTTTGGATCGCCGAATGGCCGTCGGGGAGGATTCGTTCAATGAACCGCGCTTTACAAGAATTGCTCGGCCGACGGTTGGAGCCGCGTTCGACGCTTTTCAACTGCACGGACTTCTATGGCTTCTACCACCCGGACATCGGCATCTATCCTACCGAATGGTTCCCCTCCTTGCGGGCCGTCAAAAGCGGTGCGCCCGTCCTCGTTGAGGATCTGCGCGCTCTGACGCCCGAAGGCGAACGACGGCTGCTAATCGGGTGGGCAGCGCCTCTGCGCGGCTATGCGGGCGAGATCATCGGCGTCGTGACGGCTTTCTTCGACAAGACCGATGCCCATAAAAAAGAAGAGGCCTACGAAGCGCGCATTCAGGAGTTGACGCGCGAAGTGGAGAAGCTCAGGGGACGGCTCATGATAACGGAACGGAAGCTGATGCAAGCGCACCAGCTTTCGAACATCGGCCAGATGACCGCGATCCTCGCCCATGAGATTCGAAATCCCTTGGGCGCGATCGCTAACGCAGCAGAACTGTTGTTGCAACTCCGCCCCCACGCCGACGAGAACGAGCGCGAGCTCTTGCGGCTCATCTCTTCGGAAGCGCAGCGCTTGAACGATTTCACTCGACAGGTCCTGACCTACGCGCGCATGCCGGATCCGGAGCCCGTCCTCACCCCTATTCATGATGTGATCGAGCAAGCGCTCGATCTGCTTCAGAAAGACCCGCAGTTTAATCCGCGCATCCGCATCCGTAAGGAATTCTCCCCGTCCGTCACGTTGTGCTCCGTCGATCCCGACTTGATCAAGGAAGTCCTGTGGAACCTCCTGCTCAACGCGGTGCAAGCGATGCCCGAAGCGGGGGAGCTCGTCGTCACTACCGATCTCGGTGAGATTCCCCACCGTTCACACCAACGATTCGTGCGCATCGCCATCCGCGATTCCGGTGTAGGTATCGCTTCCGGCAATATGGAGAGGCTTTTCGACCCATTTTTCACGACGAAGCCTTTCGGAACTGGTCTCGGACTGGCTTCGGCGCGCCGTATCATCGAAGCGCACAACGGGGAGATCACCGTTCAAAACAGCCCGGGCAAAGGGACGACTGTGACGATCTTTCTCCCACTATGA
- a CDS encoding acetyl-CoA C-acetyltransferase: MGNQRRDVVIVGAARTPIGSFLGALSGLSAPRLGAVAIREALHRASVAPDLVDEVIMGNVLQAGVGQAPARQAALFAGLPTKVECLTINKVCGSGLKAVMLAEQAIALGDAEIIVAGGMESMSNAPYLLERARTGYRLGHGEIVDSMIKDGLWDVYNDFHMGNAGELCARRLNISREEQDEYAAESYRRALRAQEQGLLAEEIVPIEVPQAKGGTVLVTEDEEPKRANFEKMKTLKPAFEPEGTITPANASKINDGAAAVVLMSYERANAMGVTPLARIVTAVAAARQPEEFTVAPVDAIQKVLKRAGLSLSDIDLFEINEAFAVVALAAIRLLELDPKKVNVNGGAVAFGHPIGASGARLLTTLLYEMKRRQARRGLVTLCIGGGEAVAMVVER; encoded by the coding sequence ATGGGAAATCAACGACGTGATGTGGTCATCGTCGGAGCAGCGCGCACACCGATCGGCTCGTTTCTGGGAGCGCTCAGCGGGCTATCGGCGCCAAGGCTCGGAGCCGTAGCCATTCGCGAAGCGTTGCATCGCGCCAGCGTGGCGCCAGACCTGGTGGACGAAGTCATCATGGGGAATGTGCTTCAGGCAGGTGTTGGGCAAGCGCCTGCGCGACAGGCCGCGCTCTTCGCTGGATTGCCAACCAAGGTCGAGTGTCTGACGATTAACAAGGTCTGCGGATCCGGGTTGAAAGCCGTGATGCTCGCTGAACAAGCGATCGCTCTTGGTGATGCGGAGATCATCGTCGCCGGGGGAATGGAGAGCATGAGTAATGCCCCGTATCTTTTGGAGCGCGCGCGCACGGGCTATCGGCTCGGACATGGAGAGATCGTGGACAGCATGATCAAGGACGGGCTTTGGGACGTCTACAATGACTTCCACATGGGAAACGCCGGAGAGTTATGTGCGCGTCGGCTCAATATCTCCCGCGAGGAGCAAGATGAGTATGCCGCCGAGAGTTATCGGCGCGCATTGCGGGCTCAGGAGCAAGGACTCTTGGCCGAAGAGATCGTACCCATCGAAGTCCCACAGGCGAAGGGGGGGACAGTCTTGGTGACGGAGGACGAAGAGCCCAAGCGCGCGAACTTCGAGAAGATGAAGACGCTCAAGCCCGCGTTTGAGCCGGAGGGGACGATCACTCCCGCCAATGCTTCGAAGATCAACGATGGTGCGGCAGCCGTCGTCCTCATGTCGTACGAGCGAGCAAACGCCATGGGCGTGACCCCACTGGCGCGCATCGTAACGGCGGTCGCTGCGGCGCGTCAGCCAGAGGAGTTCACAGTCGCTCCGGTGGATGCGATTCAGAAGGTCTTGAAGAGGGCGGGGCTCTCGCTCTCGGATATTGATTTGTTCGAGATCAACGAGGCGTTCGCAGTGGTGGCGTTGGCGGCGATCCGGCTGTTGGAGCTGGATCCGAAGAAGGTGAACGTCAACGGAGGGGCGGTCGCCTTCGGCCATCCGATTGGCGCTAGCGGCGCGCGATTGCTCACGACGCTTCTCTACGAGATGAAGCGGCGCCAGGCCCGTCGGGGCTTGGTCACGCTCTGCATCGGAGGAGGAGAAGCCGTCGCCATGGTCGTGGAGCGGTAA
- a CDS encoding L-threonylcarbamoyladenylate synthase yields MVRVTPDAPEPEAIARAAAVLRRGGLVAFPTETVYGLGADALNPRAVARIFAVKGRPADNPLIVHIAWKEQLHEVARAIPESAWHLAERFWPGPLTLVLPRQEQVPLETTGGLETVAVRMPDSAIALALIRALGRPIAAPSANLSGRPSPTAAEHVYEDLHGRIELILDGGPTRIGVESTVLDLTTIPPTILRPGGVSPEQLRPILGEVRLGAEATEARRSPGTRYRHYRPRAEVILIERWEEAKHRPLVERLAASVRRLGYIGRDRGLSFGDVEVRLVELPPDPQEYARRLFAIFREMDQCGTELIIVEGIEETDLGLAVMDRLRRAASRVL; encoded by the coding sequence ATCGTGCGCGTCACGCCCGATGCGCCGGAACCGGAGGCCATTGCGCGGGCAGCGGCCGTGTTGCGACGTGGGGGGCTTGTGGCCTTCCCGACGGAGACGGTTTACGGGCTTGGAGCGGATGCGTTGAATCCTCGGGCGGTCGCGCGCATCTTCGCCGTCAAGGGGCGTCCGGCCGATAATCCGCTCATCGTGCACATCGCGTGGAAGGAGCAGCTTCATGAGGTCGCGCGTGCGATCCCAGAGTCCGCATGGCACTTGGCTGAGCGTTTCTGGCCCGGCCCGCTGACGCTCGTCCTACCGCGGCAGGAGCAGGTGCCCTTGGAGACGACGGGAGGATTGGAGACGGTCGCCGTGCGCATGCCTGATAGCGCGATCGCGCTCGCACTCATTCGCGCTTTGGGACGTCCGATCGCCGCACCGAGCGCAAATCTCTCTGGGCGTCCGAGCCCGACGGCCGCCGAGCACGTCTATGAGGACTTGCATGGGCGCATCGAGCTGATCCTCGACGGCGGCCCGACGCGGATCGGCGTCGAATCAACAGTCTTGGACCTGACGACGATTCCGCCGACCATTCTTCGTCCGGGAGGGGTATCCCCTGAACAGCTTCGACCAATCCTCGGCGAGGTTCGGTTGGGCGCCGAAGCCACGGAAGCACGACGCTCGCCCGGCACACGGTATCGGCATTATCGTCCGCGTGCCGAAGTGATCCTTATCGAGCGGTGGGAGGAAGCGAAACATCGGCCGCTTGTTGAGCGATTGGCCGCGAGCGTGCGTCGTCTCGGATACATCGGACGCGATCGCGGGCTCTCGTTCGGAGATGTCGAGGTCCGGCTCGTGGAACTGCCGCCCGACCCACAAGAGTACGCGCGGCGGTTGTTCGCGATCTTTCGCGAGATGGACCAATGCGGGACGGAGCTGATCATCGTCGAGGGAATTGAAGAGACGGATTTGGGCCTCGCCGTAATGGATCGGCTCCGTCGCGCGGCCTCACGCGTTCTGTAG
- a CDS encoding DUF2062 domain-containing protein, which yields MWKKVLRFVRRALRSRASPREIAGGLALGLVINFTPTLGFQIPLAISLSTLFRVNSLAALAGIQITNPLTAPFVYTMTYRVGTWLLGQRNHRFEWRELDAMDLIRAGAALWAGGLVVGGAFALLAYFAVLWFLTRWRTRRALQESGSIG from the coding sequence ATGTGGAAGAAGGTGCTCCGCTTCGTCCGTCGTGCGCTTCGGAGTCGAGCCTCCCCTCGGGAGATCGCCGGAGGCTTAGCGCTCGGTCTGGTCATTAACTTCACACCGACGCTGGGCTTTCAAATTCCTCTCGCGATCTCGCTCTCGACGCTCTTTCGCGTCAATTCGCTGGCGGCGCTTGCGGGAATTCAGATCACGAACCCGCTGACGGCGCCGTTCGTCTATACGATGACCTATCGCGTTGGGACGTGGCTCCTCGGTCAGCGCAATCACCGTTTTGAGTGGCGGGAGCTGGACGCTATGGATCTGATACGGGCGGGAGCAGCGCTTTGGGCCGGGGGATTAGTCGTGGGCGGGGCGTTCGCTCTGCTGGCCTACTTTGCCGTGCTCTGGTTCCTCACCCGATGGCGCACGCGACGCGCGCTGCAGGAGAGCGGGAGCATTGGATGA
- a CDS encoding aminotransferase class V-fold PLP-dependent enzyme, whose amino-acid sequence MKRRDFMQQAMAAAVLGLSWEQAMHLLRVEAPPLPSDALYERDPEWYWAEMRRQFLLDPNHINLNCGSLGVCPLPVIRAVAEHLFTSEAFNEPDYPWWGYGENEHIREVREEMARFLGVSRDEIALVRNATEAMNTVCNGLDLARGDVVVTTDQEHPGGLCCWQQKEARFGIRLRYVRLPLPPASKEQLLELFDRALTPEVRVVSFSHITTTTGLVLPAKEICAMARERGILSVVDGAHAIGQLPLNLRELGCDFYGTSPHKWLLAPKGTGILYLRETVQDRLWVNIASGEWNNKALKAYRFSNLGTCNLSLLKGLLAALRFHQQIGPERIFARQRQLARLVYEGFQRLPQAKLLTPDHPELWGAMTTVEFGEAEAERARRALAEHRIRVGGGGPRLRISTHIFTQPAEIATFFRVLSRALR is encoded by the coding sequence ATGAAGCGGCGCGATTTCATGCAACAGGCGATGGCGGCGGCCGTGCTCGGCCTCTCGTGGGAGCAAGCGATGCACTTACTGCGAGTGGAAGCGCCGCCGCTCCCCTCGGACGCGCTTTATGAGCGCGATCCCGAATGGTACTGGGCGGAAATGCGACGCCAGTTTCTCCTCGATCCCAATCACATCAATCTCAATTGCGGCTCTTTGGGCGTTTGCCCACTGCCGGTGATCCGCGCCGTCGCCGAGCATCTGTTCACCTCAGAGGCGTTCAATGAGCCCGATTATCCGTGGTGGGGCTACGGGGAGAATGAGCACATTCGTGAGGTGCGCGAGGAGATGGCTCGATTCCTGGGCGTCTCCCGGGATGAGATCGCCTTGGTGCGCAATGCGACGGAAGCCATGAATACAGTCTGCAATGGCTTGGACCTCGCCCGAGGGGACGTTGTGGTGACGACGGATCAGGAGCATCCGGGAGGCCTCTGCTGTTGGCAGCAAAAGGAGGCGCGCTTTGGCATTCGGCTCCGATATGTGAGGCTACCGCTCCCGCCGGCATCCAAAGAGCAACTCCTCGAACTCTTCGATCGAGCGCTCACGCCCGAAGTGCGCGTCGTCAGCTTCAGCCACATCACGACGACAACGGGGCTCGTCCTCCCAGCAAAAGAGATCTGCGCCATGGCGCGCGAACGAGGAATCCTTTCGGTCGTGGATGGAGCGCATGCGATCGGTCAACTCCCCCTCAATTTGCGAGAGCTCGGCTGTGACTTCTATGGGACGAGCCCGCACAAGTGGCTGCTCGCGCCCAAAGGCACGGGCATTCTCTATTTGCGCGAGACCGTTCAGGATCGCCTGTGGGTCAACATTGCCAGTGGCGAATGGAACAACAAGGCGCTGAAGGCCTATCGCTTCAGCAACCTGGGGACGTGCAATCTCTCTCTATTGAAAGGCCTGTTGGCCGCCCTTCGCTTTCATCAGCAGATCGGGCCCGAACGCATCTTCGCTCGACAACGTCAGTTGGCCCGTCTTGTGTATGAGGGGTTTCAACGTCTCCCGCAAGCGAAACTGCTCACCCCGGATCACCCGGAGTTATGGGGAGCGATGACAACGGTCGAATTCGGCGAAGCGGAGGCCGAACGCGCGCGCCGAGCACTCGCCGAGCATCGCATCCGCGTGGGAGGAGGAGGGCCGCGTCTTCGCATCTCCACGCATATCTTCACGCAACCGGCGGAGATCGCAACATTCTTCCGCGTGCTCTCTCGCGCGCTGAGGTGA